A window of the Desulforapulum autotrophicum HRM2 genome harbors these coding sequences:
- a CDS encoding glycosyltransferase: MEQRPIYDYNIDLTNENTSHVKLLKMVERDQDVLEIGCATGYMTRFMKETLNCCITVIEIDGVAAGKAEPFCDKLIVGNVEDVDLAGRLGKKKFDVILMADLLEHLQDAHGLLERLKDLLKETGYLLISLPNGAHGSIALELLDGKWEYRSDGLLDRTHLHFYDKEGFTSLLDKTGFLVSRMDRVIIHPRDTEMKTPWDSYPRDITAYIEKVNPEYQTYQFILKVYPATTMGWKKGLEDALIFEKQKKREIEKQFHGMEKELAVLRGAVAGFDGELKKREEEYLQGLNRELARLEVEKAQIHRDYKAELQHVEVEKDEIHGGYRVEIERLKDEAEKHKAQQVADQEHDRKEICRLQLEAGDLKRKESRLFQRIKDFENKKNELLAGIERQTVELESIRSSFVWQLIQKYRTIIDRLMPQGTKRRRLYQLVSLSLVVLFRDGPVQFFKRVAIRIPHYKNTLFSYFHLTPNEDTSLEDKWSPLEFPAFESIEVSIVIPVFNKCKYTFACLKSIVENTTDVSYEVIVVDNASEDATNEMLSKVTNIKVVTNTQNLGFVEACNKGADASRARFILFLNNDTKVTTGWLGAMCAPFNDPNVGIVGAKLIYPDGRLQEAGNIIWQDGTGWNYGRGDNPDLPQYSYLKSVDYCSGACLQIRRDLWTELGGFDRRYAPAYYEDTDLCFAVREKGFKVIFQPEAKIIHYEGISSGTDITKGYKKYQQVNQGKFIEKWQAVLREKHFRGKEDLYLARERGGTKRALVVDHYAPTYDMDSGSLRIFSLMKIFQELGYKVVFWPENRAYDEQYTRDLQRLGIEAQYGDLNFEEYLKENGDHFDIILLSRPHVAVNFIHAAKTLSNARVIYDTVDLHYIREGRKARYEAENAAREWKDLEFFLAHHADDTLVVSDIEKEILDKEGFEGKVSVISNIHTVEPSINSFEKREGLMFIGGFKHLPNEDGMLWFVNAIFPDIQKQIPGIHLDIVGSYPTERINALASDDITVTGYVKDVSPYFEKSRVFVSPLRYGAGVKGKIGQSLGFGLPVVTTHVGAEGMGLTHGRDVLIGETDSEFAEKVVQLYRDRRLWESLSINGRIVIEEKYSPSVMREKLIVLIKGKDGN; this comes from the coding sequence ATGGAACAAAGACCGATCTACGATTACAATATAGACCTGACCAATGAGAACACCTCCCACGTCAAGCTCTTGAAGATGGTGGAACGTGATCAGGATGTGCTGGAAATCGGATGCGCTACGGGATATATGACCCGGTTCATGAAGGAGACTCTCAATTGCTGCATTACGGTAATCGAAATTGATGGGGTGGCCGCCGGTAAGGCCGAACCTTTTTGCGATAAGTTGATTGTTGGTAATGTTGAAGATGTTGATCTTGCCGGCCGCCTTGGGAAAAAAAAGTTTGATGTCATCCTGATGGCGGATCTCCTGGAGCATTTGCAGGACGCCCATGGACTTCTGGAGAGACTCAAGGATCTCTTGAAGGAGACAGGATATCTTCTCATCTCACTACCCAATGGTGCCCATGGTTCCATCGCCCTGGAACTTCTTGACGGGAAATGGGAGTACCGCAGCGATGGCCTCCTTGATAGAACCCACCTGCATTTTTATGACAAGGAGGGCTTTACCTCCCTTTTAGATAAAACCGGGTTCCTGGTCTCCCGTATGGATCGTGTGATTATCCATCCCCGGGATACCGAAATGAAGACTCCCTGGGACAGTTATCCCCGGGATATTACCGCTTATATTGAGAAGGTTAATCCCGAATATCAAACCTATCAGTTTATCCTTAAGGTATACCCCGCAACGACAATGGGGTGGAAAAAAGGGCTTGAAGATGCACTGATCTTTGAAAAACAAAAAAAACGTGAGATTGAAAAACAGTTCCATGGGATGGAAAAAGAGCTTGCTGTCCTAAGGGGAGCTGTTGCCGGATTTGATGGGGAACTGAAAAAAAGGGAGGAGGAATACCTCCAGGGCCTGAACAGGGAACTTGCCCGTCTTGAAGTTGAAAAAGCCCAAATTCACCGAGATTACAAGGCTGAGCTTCAGCATGTTGAAGTCGAAAAAGATGAAATCCATGGGGGCTACAGGGTTGAGATTGAACGTTTGAAAGATGAGGCTGAAAAACATAAGGCACAACAGGTTGCCGACCAGGAGCACGATAGAAAAGAGATCTGCCGGCTTCAACTGGAGGCAGGAGATCTTAAGCGGAAAGAATCCCGGTTGTTTCAGCGGATCAAAGATTTTGAAAATAAAAAAAATGAGCTCCTGGCCGGAATCGAACGTCAAACTGTTGAATTAGAATCAATCAGAAGCTCTTTTGTATGGCAGCTTATCCAAAAATACCGCACAATAATTGACAGGCTCATGCCCCAGGGCACAAAGCGGCGGCGTCTCTATCAGCTTGTCTCTTTATCTCTGGTCGTGCTCTTCAGGGACGGACCGGTCCAGTTCTTCAAACGGGTAGCCATTCGAATCCCCCATTATAAAAATACGTTGTTTTCATATTTCCATCTTACACCCAATGAAGATACTTCTTTGGAGGATAAATGGTCTCCCCTGGAGTTTCCGGCCTTTGAATCCATTGAGGTTTCTATTGTTATTCCGGTGTTTAACAAGTGCAAATATACATTTGCCTGTTTAAAATCCATAGTGGAAAATACCACCGACGTTTCCTACGAGGTGATTGTCGTGGACAATGCATCCGAGGATGCGACCAATGAAATGCTCTCGAAGGTCACAAATATTAAAGTTGTGACAAATACCCAGAATCTGGGGTTTGTTGAAGCCTGCAATAAGGGGGCGGATGCCAGCCGTGCCAGGTTTATCCTTTTTTTAAATAATGATACAAAGGTAACCACGGGATGGTTGGGTGCCATGTGTGCACCGTTTAATGACCCCAACGTCGGAATCGTCGGGGCAAAGCTGATTTACCCGGATGGTCGCCTCCAGGAAGCGGGTAACATAATCTGGCAGGATGGAACGGGGTGGAACTATGGTCGCGGAGACAATCCTGACCTTCCGCAATATTCCTATCTTAAATCGGTGGACTATTGTTCGGGTGCCTGTCTTCAGATTCGAAGGGATCTCTGGACTGAGCTTGGCGGATTTGACCGCCGTTATGCTCCTGCCTATTATGAGGACACTGATCTTTGCTTTGCCGTGAGGGAAAAAGGTTTTAAGGTCATTTTCCAGCCCGAGGCGAAGATTATCCATTACGAGGGTATTTCTTCCGGAACCGATATCACAAAGGGGTATAAAAAATACCAGCAGGTAAACCAGGGAAAATTTATTGAAAAATGGCAGGCTGTTTTACGGGAAAAGCATTTCAGGGGAAAAGAAGATCTGTACCTGGCAAGGGAACGGGGGGGGACAAAAAGAGCCCTTGTCGTGGATCATTATGCACCGACATATGACATGGATTCCGGCTCCCTTAGAATATTCAGTTTAATGAAGATTTTTCAGGAATTGGGCTATAAAGTCGTGTTCTGGCCGGAGAATCGTGCCTATGATGAGCAATACACCCGTGATCTTCAAAGACTTGGAATTGAAGCCCAATATGGGGATCTGAATTTTGAAGAGTACTTAAAGGAAAATGGAGATCATTTTGACATCATTCTCCTTTCCCGTCCCCATGTAGCCGTAAATTTTATCCATGCGGCCAAGACGCTTTCCAATGCCAGGGTGATCTATGATACGGTGGATCTGCATTACATCAGGGAGGGGCGTAAGGCAAGGTACGAGGCTGAAAATGCGGCCAGGGAATGGAAGGACCTTGAATTTTTTCTGGCCCATCATGCGGATGACACCCTTGTTGTGAGCGATATTGAAAAAGAGATTCTGGATAAGGAGGGGTTCGAAGGAAAGGTTTCGGTGATATCAAACATTCACACGGTGGAACCATCAATCAATTCATTTGAAAAACGTGAGGGCCTCATGTTTATAGGAGGCTTTAAGCATCTGCCCAATGAAGATGGAATGCTTTGGTTCGTGAACGCCATTTTTCCAGATATTCAAAAACAGATTCCCGGCATTCATCTGGATATTGTTGGCAGTTATCCAACCGAAAGAATCAATGCACTAGCTTCGGATGATATTACCGTAACAGGGTATGTTAAAGACGTATCCCCCTATTTTGAAAAATCCAGGGTCTTTGTCAGCCCACTTCGATACGGTGCCGGTGTCAAGGGGAAAATTGGTCAGAGTCTGGGATTCGGTCTGCCCGTTGTAACCACCCATGTGGGGGCAGAGGGGATGGGGCTTACCCATGGCAGGGATGTGCTGATCGGTGAGACCGATTCAGAATTTGCCGAAAAAGTGGTTCAGCTATACCGAGACAGACGGCTCTGGGAGTCCCTTTCCATTAACGGCAGGATTGTTATTGAAGAAAAATATTCTCCCAGTGTAATGCGGGAAAAACTGATAGTACTTATCAAAGGGAAAGACGGCAACTGA
- a CDS encoding ABC transporter permease, whose amino-acid sequence MKHRTIGKYVNPLEIFFHLWGYRNLIRQLTWREVIGRYKGSMAGLGWSFIQPLLMLFVYTFVFSVIFKAKWGVDAQETRGTFALALFMGLITFNIFADVVTTAPMIVLDNVNYVKKVVFPIEVLPFVRFLSAFTNAVISLSVLAVGILVVDHSIHWTIVCLPLVWLPVMMFSLGCGYFLASLGVFLRDVGATIGILTNMLFFLTPIFYPVSAVPEKFLFFCKLNPMAAFVENSRKVVLWGLLPDWDSFLIGLVISLFVMVTGFLWFMKSKKSFADVI is encoded by the coding sequence ATGAAGCACAGGACTATTGGAAAATATGTAAATCCCCTGGAGATTTTTTTTCATTTGTGGGGGTATCGGAATTTGATCAGGCAGTTGACCTGGCGGGAGGTGATTGGCAGATATAAAGGTTCCATGGCAGGACTTGGCTGGTCGTTTATTCAGCCCTTGCTCATGCTTTTCGTGTATACCTTTGTCTTTTCGGTTATTTTTAAAGCCAAGTGGGGAGTAGATGCCCAGGAAACAAGGGGCACCTTTGCGTTGGCCCTTTTCATGGGGCTGATTACCTTTAACATTTTTGCCGATGTGGTCACCACCGCTCCCATGATTGTGCTTGATAATGTAAATTACGTAAAAAAGGTCGTGTTCCCCATCGAGGTGCTTCCCTTTGTGCGGTTTTTAAGTGCGTTTACCAATGCGGTAATCAGCCTATCTGTTCTGGCTGTGGGGATTTTGGTGGTTGACCATTCAATTCACTGGACCATTGTTTGTCTTCCCCTGGTCTGGCTTCCGGTTATGATGTTTTCCCTGGGGTGTGGTTATTTTCTGGCTTCCCTGGGGGTCTTTCTGCGGGATGTGGGTGCCACCATCGGGATATTGACGAATATGCTTTTTTTCCTGACCCCGATCTTTTACCCCGTCAGTGCCGTTCCTGAAAAATTTCTCTTTTTCTGTAAACTAAATCCCATGGCAGCTTTTGTTGAAAATTCTCGAAAGGTTGTTCTCTGGGGGCTTTTACCTGATTGGGATTCATTTTTAATTGGACTTGTCATCTCCTTATTTGTTATGGTTACAGGTTTTTTATGGTTCATGAAGAGTAAGAAATCTTTTGCGGATGTCATTTGA
- a CDS encoding multiheme c-type cytochrome, whose translation MKKAEVIFKSFSMMGMDVIAPGLSDFRFGVPYLNGLIKQNKLNAVCANLVYSETELPCFSKYSLITRGDKRILVTSVLSPGARYLVNMNYKVLDPVKALAAVRDQVPHDLMIVVLQTDLDQAQEWIKMTPGIDLAIVGAKHAVCYEKIKVNNASLVYNNDKGQVISHVDLSINGGKIDIPVPKGVPVMESMIQADGEIVKLIEAYKTWFKDYTDKRNKETNNDSHVIVPEFYVGSQWCVRCHGEIVDSWKKTSHANAIESLVKKGEAENPECLACHATGVEEAKKQGLGELSSILAASKMLNVQCEACHGPAGIHVRNPKLTSHFKKVDKNTCIRCHNDKYDPGFDFEKKSKIVMHVGGGQK comes from the coding sequence ATGAAAAAGGCCGAAGTTATTTTTAAATCTTTTTCCATGATGGGAATGGATGTTATCGCTCCGGGACTTTCTGATTTTCGATTCGGAGTGCCATACCTGAACGGTCTTATAAAGCAGAACAAGCTGAATGCCGTGTGCGCAAATCTTGTTTATTCCGAGACTGAGTTGCCCTGTTTTTCAAAATATAGCTTAATCACCCGGGGAGATAAACGTATTCTGGTCACATCCGTGCTTTCACCCGGTGCCCGGTATCTTGTGAATATGAACTATAAGGTTTTGGATCCCGTTAAAGCCTTGGCTGCCGTTCGGGATCAAGTCCCCCACGACCTGATGATTGTCGTGCTTCAAACCGACTTGGATCAGGCCCAGGAATGGATTAAAATGACCCCTGGCATCGACCTTGCCATTGTTGGTGCAAAACATGCCGTGTGCTATGAAAAGATCAAGGTGAATAACGCTTCGCTGGTTTATAACAATGATAAGGGCCAGGTGATCTCCCATGTGGATCTCTCCATTAATGGCGGAAAAATCGATATCCCTGTGCCAAAGGGTGTGCCGGTGATGGAAAGCATGATCCAGGCGGATGGAGAAATTGTAAAACTGATTGAGGCGTATAAAACCTGGTTTAAGGATTATACCGATAAAAGAAATAAAGAGACAAACAATGACAGTCACGTGATTGTGCCCGAGTTTTATGTGGGCAGTCAATGGTGCGTCCGCTGCCATGGCGAAATTGTAGACTCCTGGAAAAAAACGTCCCATGCAAATGCAATTGAATCGTTGGTGAAAAAAGGGGAGGCCGAGAATCCCGAGTGCCTCGCCTGCCATGCAACGGGAGTAGAAGAGGCTAAAAAACAGGGTCTGGGGGAACTTTCAAGCATACTCGCCGCCTCGAAAATGCTCAATGTCCAGTGTGAAGCCTGCCACGGCCCAGCCGGTATACACGTTCGTAATCCGAAATTAACCAGCCATTTTAAAAAAGTGGATAAAAATACCTGCATTCGCTGTCACAATGACAAATATGATCCGGGTTTTGATTTTGAGAAAAAAAGTAAGATTGTAATGCATGTGGGGGGTGGGCAGAAATGA
- a CDS encoding radical SAM protein, which produces MEHGQLQDINFFTTYRCNSRCRNCFIWREPHDPGSRTRLASNELERFFEDPLVRNCPNVGLAGGEPTIAPFFWEVLEIIPRDKHVTITTNALKSDRLVAFLADNPHRERFMVQVSLDGIGAVNDNIRGIAGAFKKTVDLLEKLKNLGVPRLVSFTINRTNFMDLEACYGLAEKNGAGFSTRMAYCGGAYTNRESRELFHFAADELVTLENSIDRVVSKELNRSGHYLPQLVFMEKIVDYYRGAQTDIPCHAMTSGMVIDLYGDVFPNCPAIMTSIGNLKNNSLSDIWEGPKAEAVRRKIQKIACGGCWNDCQVVTNIACNRAFLDRESTEIKLREVRGKAFPQGIDFNCGESPLILNGWYVPEGSDAFRYCWTTMEFSIIVPQGATGVQFFAMPCPGTNSENPLVLTARGGEAELGRISLENADWGDFSLSFLRPAEKMGACSFSLGRCFCPKENGQGVDKRKLGLAVQRISFLKTADLHPASA; this is translated from the coding sequence ATGGAACATGGTCAACTGCAGGACATCAATTTTTTTACCACTTACAGGTGTAACTCCAGATGCCGGAACTGCTTTATCTGGCGTGAACCCCATGATCCGGGTTCACGAACAAGACTCGCATCCAATGAGTTGGAACGTTTTTTTGAGGACCCCCTTGTAAGGAATTGCCCCAATGTCGGCCTGGCCGGGGGGGAGCCCACAATCGCTCCGTTCTTCTGGGAGGTTCTGGAGATCATTCCCCGGGACAAGCATGTGACCATTACAACCAATGCCCTTAAAAGCGACAGGCTTGTGGCGTTTTTGGCCGACAATCCCCACAGGGAAAGATTCATGGTTCAGGTCTCACTGGATGGAATTGGCGCCGTTAACGACAACATTCGGGGCATTGCCGGAGCATTTAAAAAAACCGTTGATCTTCTTGAAAAATTGAAGAATCTTGGAGTGCCTCGCCTTGTCTCTTTTACAATTAACCGCACCAATTTTATGGATCTTGAAGCCTGTTACGGGCTGGCAGAAAAGAACGGTGCAGGTTTTTCCACGCGGATGGCATACTGCGGGGGGGCCTATACCAACAGGGAAAGCAGAGAACTGTTTCACTTTGCGGCGGATGAACTTGTAACTCTTGAAAATTCCATTGACAGGGTCGTTTCAAAGGAGCTGAACAGGTCCGGTCACTATCTCCCACAGCTGGTGTTTATGGAGAAAATTGTCGATTATTACCGGGGGGCGCAAACGGATATCCCATGCCATGCCATGACTTCAGGCATGGTGATAGATCTTTACGGCGATGTCTTTCCCAATTGTCCCGCGATAATGACAAGTATCGGTAATCTTAAAAATAATAGTTTGAGCGACATATGGGAAGGGCCGAAGGCCGAGGCCGTTCGACGTAAAATTCAAAAAATAGCCTGTGGCGGGTGCTGGAACGATTGTCAGGTGGTTACAAATATTGCTTGTAACCGGGCGTTTCTGGACAGGGAAAGCACGGAAATCAAACTCAGGGAAGTCAGGGGGAAGGCGTTTCCGCAAGGTATCGATTTCAACTGTGGAGAATCCCCCCTGATACTCAACGGGTGGTATGTACCGGAGGGAAGCGACGCCTTTAGATATTGCTGGACAACCATGGAGTTTTCCATAATTGTTCCCCAGGGGGCGACCGGAGTACAATTTTTTGCAATGCCCTGTCCTGGAACGAATTCGGAGAATCCGCTGGTACTCACCGCCCGGGGTGGTGAAGCAGAGCTTGGCCGAATTTCTCTGGAAAATGCAGATTGGGGGGATTTCAGCCTCTCATTTTTGAGGCCAGCTGAAAAAATGGGAGCATGCTCATTTTCCCTGGGCAGGTGTTTTTGCCCAAAGGAGAATGGCCAGGGTGTGGATAAAAGAAAACTTGGGCTGGCAGTTCAAAGGATCAGTTTTTTAAAAACAGCAGACCTGCACCCTGCTTCGGCATAA
- a CDS encoding CAP domain-containing protein, with product MIKYIFTTLMALLVGFTAFADESGPEDEFYRLVNRMRENPVATAISLGVDMVRLEQEMPKVYLAMEKGMAPLAPNENLKIAAGRQTKEMAEQSRFALVFADGDGFDQLIKESGYESSMAKESLGMVTFLNFMDPWTGVRIVFEGMLKKELDPDYQGLRNLLDPDLEEIGIGFDYGSMAVSGRYFNAYLVAADFGKKDGAKETSRLMRLINQARSNPLSMAAILGLDVDELRQNFPELESVFDNGLAPLGRNVNLDSVWVNGVAVNSPGETDPAVTVGVVFEDQVMTVAEDVEQVFKNIFLAELNGSVAVERHILNPDFKEIGICMGYGILESGRPGFAAQCRFSRASDLELAYIVGFVCNGVNIDAFCDTSEGVPSLELTVEEMSNPDYWAPVYEKIRTDEAGSFQLTVRPGLYRVSVLVGDVSYEQFLNVGGGVNSMVTLFVDLQE from the coding sequence ATGATCAAATATATATTCACGACCCTCATGGCACTTTTAGTCGGCTTTACAGCCTTTGCCGATGAGTCCGGGCCTGAAGACGAGTTCTACAGACTGGTGAACCGCATGAGGGAAAATCCCGTTGCTACAGCGATTTCCCTTGGGGTTGATATGGTGCGCCTGGAACAGGAGATGCCAAAGGTCTACCTTGCCATGGAAAAGGGCATGGCTCCCCTGGCTCCAAATGAAAATCTTAAAATTGCAGCAGGGCGTCAAACAAAAGAAATGGCGGAGCAGAGCCGTTTCGCTCTTGTATTCGCCGACGGTGACGGCTTTGATCAGCTGATCAAAGAGTCAGGCTATGAATCAAGCATGGCAAAAGAGTCCCTCGGCATGGTGACCTTTCTGAATTTCATGGATCCCTGGACTGGGGTTCGAATTGTTTTTGAGGGGATGTTGAAGAAAGAACTTGATCCGGATTATCAGGGACTTCGCAATTTGCTTGATCCTGATCTTGAAGAGATCGGGATCGGGTTTGACTACGGCTCCATGGCTGTTTCCGGTCGATATTTCAATGCCTATCTGGTCGCGGCGGATTTTGGAAAAAAGGATGGGGCAAAGGAGACCTCTCGATTGATGCGCCTGATCAATCAGGCACGGTCAAACCCCCTTTCCATGGCAGCCATACTGGGTCTGGATGTTGATGAACTCAGACAAAATTTTCCAGAGCTTGAGTCTGTTTTTGACAACGGGCTTGCTCCCCTTGGGCGCAACGTCAACCTGGATTCGGTCTGGGTGAATGGGGTGGCTGTCAATAGTCCTGGCGAAACAGACCCGGCGGTGACCGTGGGTGTGGTGTTTGAAGACCAGGTGATGACCGTTGCGGAAGATGTGGAACAGGTGTTTAAAAACATATTTCTGGCAGAGTTGAATGGCTCCGTTGCCGTTGAAAGGCATATCCTCAATCCTGATTTTAAAGAGATCGGTATCTGTATGGGGTACGGCATCCTGGAATCCGGCAGACCCGGCTTTGCAGCCCAATGCCGTTTCAGTAGGGCTTCCGATTTGGAACTTGCCTATATCGTCGGGTTTGTCTGCAATGGTGTGAACATTGACGCCTTTTGCGATACATCGGAAGGTGTTCCATCCCTTGAATTGACCGTTGAAGAGATGTCTAATCCAGACTATTGGGCACCTGTTTATGAAAAAATTAGAACCGACGAGGCCGGCAGTTTTCAACTGACCGTCCGTCCAGGGCTTTATCGTGTTTCAGTCTTGGTGGGTGATGTCTCCTACGAGCAATTTTTAAATGTGGGCGGCGGAGTGAACAGCATGGTGACGTTGTTTGTCGATCTCCAGGAGTAG
- a CDS encoding ABC transporter ATP-binding protein: MSSNIVIKCSGLNKCYNIYKKPLDRLKQAFFRGRRRFFKEFWALKNVSLEISQGETVGIIGANGSGKSTLLQMFCGILSAGEGELEVKGRVSALLELGAGFNPEFTGAENVRLNASIMGLSAGEIEERFEPILEFANIGEFIHRPVKTYSSGMYVRLAFAVAVNVSPDILIIDEALSVGDIRFQQKCMAKIKQFCRTGTVIFVSHDMGAVTELCTRVIWLDGGRVREDGPPKAVAEKYLEFMYEGDRKPAVPLPEKIEMSMDSTLKKGFVNFDESIRQFGNRRAKILSARFSTDQGGIGTACSGSACKIEIIVQAFEAVCCPIIGYIVNDRLGRGIFGDNTSLIQKKISPLENGKRYCICFHLHTWPNLVCGDYTVSLALADGTMDDHSQCHYLHDALVVNSISTRPAVGLFSPLQTKVDFHLIG; this comes from the coding sequence ATGTCTTCAAACATTGTAATAAAATGCAGCGGATTGAATAAATGCTACAATATTTATAAAAAACCGCTGGATCGTTTAAAACAGGCTTTTTTTCGTGGAAGGAGGCGGTTTTTTAAAGAATTCTGGGCATTAAAAAACGTTTCCCTTGAGATCAGTCAGGGAGAGACGGTGGGCATTATCGGAGCCAACGGTTCGGGTAAGTCCACACTTTTGCAGATGTTCTGTGGCATTCTTTCTGCCGGTGAAGGAGAGCTTGAGGTAAAGGGAAGAGTATCTGCTCTGTTGGAGCTGGGGGCCGGTTTTAACCCCGAGTTTACAGGGGCTGAAAATGTACGTCTGAATGCATCCATCATGGGGCTTTCTGCCGGGGAGATTGAAGAACGTTTTGAACCTATTCTTGAATTTGCCAATATAGGAGAGTTTATTCATCGACCGGTAAAGACATATTCAAGCGGCATGTATGTCAGACTTGCCTTTGCCGTGGCGGTGAATGTTTCTCCGGATATCCTGATTATTGACGAGGCGTTGTCGGTGGGTGACATTCGGTTTCAGCAAAAGTGCATGGCAAAAATAAAGCAATTCTGCCGTACTGGCACGGTTATCTTTGTATCCCACGATATGGGGGCCGTGACCGAACTTTGCACCCGGGTGATCTGGCTTGATGGGGGAAGGGTTCGGGAGGATGGACCACCAAAGGCTGTTGCGGAAAAATACCTTGAATTTATGTATGAAGGGGATCGAAAACCAGCCGTGCCTTTGCCTGAAAAGATAGAAATGTCCATGGATTCGACCCTGAAGAAGGGGTTTGTCAATTTTGATGAAAGCATCAGGCAGTTTGGAAACCGCAGGGCCAAGATCCTGTCTGCAAGGTTCTCCACCGACCAAGGCGGTATTGGAACCGCCTGTTCCGGGAGTGCCTGCAAAATTGAAATCATTGTACAGGCGTTTGAAGCGGTTTGCTGCCCCATTATTGGTTATATTGTAAACGACCGGTTGGGGAGGGGAATTTTTGGAGACAATACGAGTCTTATTCAAAAGAAAATTTCTCCTTTGGAAAATGGAAAACGCTATTGTATTTGCTTTCATCTCCATACCTGGCCCAACCTAGTTTGCGGGGATTACACCGTTTCCCTTGCCCTGGCTGACGGAACAATGGATGATCATTCCCAGTGTCACTATTTACATGATGCGCTGGTTGTGAACAGCATCTCTACGAGGCCTGCGGTCGGGTTGTTTTCTCCACTTCAGACAAAGGTAGACTTCCACCTTATAGGATAA
- a CDS encoding methyltransferase domain-containing protein, giving the protein MHQSSMDKMGVFKDKYLGPMCDKPLRIYDLGSFDVNGSYHDLFAEGPWAYSGVDMTPGKNVDIVLENPYRWDEIGSRSADVLISGQAFEHIEYFWITMLEIARILKPGGLCCLIAPSGGFEHRYPVDCWRYYPDGFEALARFAKLEVLENSTQWEADDRFSEESNQWQDSMIVCRKPSTKGFALFKQEIQRRRLHRKLLKYVEK; this is encoded by the coding sequence ATGCATCAGAGTTCCATGGATAAAATGGGTGTATTCAAGGATAAATATCTAGGCCCCATGTGTGATAAACCGTTGAGAATTTATGACCTTGGAAGTTTTGATGTCAACGGCAGCTACCATGACCTTTTTGCCGAGGGGCCCTGGGCATATTCAGGCGTAGATATGACCCCCGGCAAAAACGTTGATATTGTGTTAGAGAATCCTTACAGATGGGATGAGATTGGTTCCAGGAGCGCTGATGTTCTTATTTCAGGACAGGCGTTTGAACATATCGAGTATTTCTGGATCACCATGCTTGAAATTGCCCGAATTCTTAAACCGGGTGGTCTTTGTTGTCTTATTGCACCCTCAGGAGGGTTTGAACACAGGTATCCCGTCGACTGCTGGCGGTATTATCCCGACGGGTTCGAAGCTTTGGCAAGATTTGCAAAACTGGAAGTTCTGGAGAACTCGACCCAGTGGGAAGCGGATGACCGGTTTTCTGAAGAAAGCAACCAATGGCAGGACAGCATGATTGTATGCCGAAAACCCTCTACAAAGGGTTTTGCTTTATTCAAGCAAGAGATTCAACGACGTAGGCTTCATCGAAAATTGTTGAAGTACGTGGAAAAGTGA